CCTATGCCTGCGACATCACCTACGCGACCAACAACGAGCTCGGCTTCGACTATCTGCGCGACAACATGAAATACGACCGCGCCCAGATGGTGCAGCGCGGCCACCACTACGCGATCGTCGACGAGGTCGATTCGATCCTGGTCGACGAGGCGCGCACCCCGCTCATCATCTCCGGTCCGCTCGAGGACCGTTCGGAGATGTACAACACCGTCGACCGCTTCATGCTGCAGCTCAACCCGGAAGACTATGAAGTCGACGAGAAGCAGCGCACCACGATCTTCACCGAGGTCGGCACCGAGAAGCTGGAGAACCTGCTCACCGAGGCCGGCCATCTCAAGGGCGAGTCGCTCTACGACGTCGAGAACGTCGCCATCGTCCACCACGTCAACAACGCGCTGAAGGCGCACAAGCTGTTCCAGCGCGACCGCGACTACATCGTGCGCAACGGCGAGATCGTGATCATCGACGAATTCACCGGCCGCATGATGCCCGGCCGCCGCTATTCCGAGGGTCTTCACCAGGCGCTGGAGGCGAAGGAACACGTCGCGATCCAGCCCGAGAACCAGACGCTCGCCTCGATCACCTTCCAGAACTACTTCCGCATGTACAACAAGCTGGCCGGCATGACCGGCACAGCGAACACCGAAGCCGAAGAGTTCGGTAACATCTACAACCTCAACGTGGTCGAGATTCCGACCAACCTGCCGGTCAAGCGCATCGACGAGGATGACGAGGTTTACCGCACCGTCGAGGAGAAATACCGCGCGATCACGAAGGAGATCCGCGAGGCCCACGCGCGCGGCCAGCCGGTACTGGTTGGCACCGTCTCCATCGAGAAGTCCGAGCTTTGGGCAGACCGCCTGCGCAAGGACGGCTTCACCGACTTCCAGGTGCTGAATGCCCGCCACCATGAGAGCGAGGCGCAGATCGTCGCGCAGGCCGGCAAGCCGGGCGCGATCACCATCGCCACCAACATGGCCGGCCGCGGCACCGACATCCAGCTCGGCGGCAATGCCGACATGCGCATCGCCGAGGAACTGGGCGACATGCCGGCCGGCCCCGAGCGCGAGGCGAAGGAAGCCGCGATCAAGGCCGACGTGCAGGCGCTGAAGGAAAAGGCGCTGGCCGCCGGCGGGCTCTACGTGCTCGCCACCGAGCGCCACGAATCGCGCCGCATCGACAACCAGCTCCGCGGCCGTTCCGGCCGTCAGGGCGATCCGGGTCGGTCGAAGTTCTTCCTGTCGCTGCAGGACGACCTGATGCGCATCTTCGGCTCCGACCGCATGGACGGCATGCTGCAGAAGCTCGGCCTCAAGGAAGATGAGGCCATTATCCATCCCTGGATCAACAAGGCGCTGGAAAAGGCGCAGAAGAAGGTCGAGGCGCGCAACTTCGACATCCGCAAGAACCTCTTGAAGTTCGACGACGTCCAGAACGACCAGCGCAAGGTGGTGTTCGAGCAGCGCCTCGAACTGATGGACGCCGAGACCGTGTCCGACACTGTGGCCGAGATGCGCCAGGAGGTGATCGACGACATGGTGACCAAGCACATCCCCGAGACGGCCTATGCCGAGCAGTGGGACGTGAAGGGCCTGCGCGAAGCGGTGCAGACCAATCTCAACCTCGACCTGCCGGTGGAGGAATGGGCCGCCGAGGAAGGCATCGACGAGGAAGCGATCCGCGAGCGCATCACCGCGGCAGCCGACAAGGCCGCCGCCGACCGCGCCGACCGCTTCGGGCCGGACGTGATGGCCTATGTCGAGAAGACGATCGTGCTGCAGACGCTCGACCATCTCTGGCGCGAGCACCTGGTCAACCTCGACCATCTGCGTTCCGTCGTCGGCTTCCGCGGCTACGCGCAGCGCGATCCGCTGCAGGAATACAAGCAGGAGGGCTTCGAGCTCTTCCAAGCCATGCTCGGCAACCTGCGCCAGGCGGTGACCGCGCAGCTGATGCGCGTCGAGCTGGTGCGTGAGGCGGCGGAAGCCCCGCCGCCGCAGGTGCCGGACATGTTCGGCCACCACATCGACGGCACGACCGGCCAGGACGATTTCGGCGAAGGCGCCGGCACGGTGACGCTGGCGCAGGAGGTTGCGGTGTCCGCCGAGGACCGCAACCCCAACGACCCCACCACCTGGGGCCGCGTCGGCCGCAACGAACCCTGCCCCTGCGGCTCAGGCAAGAAGTTCAAGCACTGCCACGGCGCGTTCGTGTGAGGTGATTGGCGAGCCGCACCTCACTCCGGCTCTCAGGGGAGCGGGTACCGCTGGCCCTGGAAGCGGAGCGTCACGTTGCAGCTCTCCTCGAATCCGTTGATGTAGATCGTATTCGACAAGACCGCGGTCCCAGCAGCCGGCGCGGCGGGAACCTGCCCTGCGATGCGACCGGTGGCGCTATAGGTGAACATCCCGTTGCCGATGCCGGAAGCCTGAAGCGGACGCATCACCGCGCCGACCATGGAACCCGAGGGATAGGTGAAGTTCTGGGCATAGTAACCCCAGTAGAGGGACAGCCCGGTACGATTGGCGTTGCCGTTCCAGTTCGGCGGATAGAGCCTCGCCGCGGCACAATTCCCAACGCTCCAGCCAAGCGCGGCGCAGGCCGGTGATGCCGTGATGATGCACGCATTGCCGCGGAACTGATTGGCGGCTGCGGCATCGGTCGCCGCGCCGCCGGCGAGCAAACCAGCAAGCGCCAGTGCGGCAGAACAGGAAATCTTCTTTTGCGTCATGGAATGTCCCCTTTCGTTGCGGTTTCTGCGCTTTCGATCTTCAGTGCGTCGGATGTCCGGCGCGTCCCGCTCCGCAAGCGGTCGTCGGCCAGCCACCACAGATCATCCAATGGTGAACCGCGCCGGATTTGCGTGACCCATCTGGGCTATTAGGCCTGAAACCGGGGAATTTCGTGCAATGGAGGCGGAACGGGGGACACGCGCCGCGCTCCCTATGCCTGCCCACCCACCATCTGCGTCAACAGTCGCGCCAAATCGACCTGACGCCGGCAGCCGGTCTTGCCGAGCACGCTCTTGAGTTGGTTGCGAACGGTATCGACGCTCTTGCTGTCCGCGGTCGCAATCATGCCCACCGTCTGTCCGGCGGCGATACGCGCCGCGATCGCGGCCTCGGTGGGCGACAAATCGAACAGCGCCTGCAGGAGATGCGTCTGGACTGTTGGCGAAGTCGACGGCCTGCTCAGCACCAGGATGGCGGATGCGGGCCCGAACAGATCATGCGCCCCGCGGCGGATCGGAACGACGTGGAGGATGGCAGGGTTGCTGCTGATTCCGCCGCGAAGTGGAATCGAGCGGACGCTACCGACCGAACCGATCAGACGCAGCGACTCGGCAAGCACCACGTCGGCGCGCCTGTCCAGCAGGGCGATCCGCTCGCCTCCCCGCGTCGTCCAGAGGGATCGCGCATCGTCGAACTGTGCGTTTGCCAGCAAGACCGCACCCGACGGCCGCACTGCGCAGGCTGCGAGGCCGAGGCCTGCCAGCGTTTCCACGGCGGTCTTCGCGCGCTCGAACGCGAGACGGGCCGACAAGAGAGTTGCGCGCGCCAGATGTGGCCGGAGCGAATCGAGCCACGTCACCTTCTCCCTGCTGAACGGTTCGCCGGTGTAGCGGCCTTCCGTATGGACGACCACCATCTCGCCGCTCGGCATCGGGATCGCCGTCGCCGCGCCGTCGCCATATCCGCGCGGAAGGAAGAAGTCCCGGAACATCGGGAGGGTCTCGCGTTCCTCCGGCGTGAATACGTCGAAGTCTGTCAGGAAGCCCGCATGCTGAACGGCCAGCAGGCGACGGGTTCGCTCACTGTCCGGATAAAGTGAGAAGAACTCCAACGCATCCTTCGCATACTGATCGGAAGACGCGACAAAGCGTACATCGTGCCCCTTGGCGGCAAATATGATTGCGTGCCCGCCGGTGGTGCTTCTGGCGATGTCCCCGAGTAGGCCTGGCCAGAATTCCGGCAAAACCGATGCCTCGTAGATCTTGTCCACGAGACCCGCATCGGCCACGAGTGCAGCGCCCATGCCGAACTCCTCCCTGCGCCCGCAAAGAAGTTATCCGATGGCATCGCGTTGGCAAGAGATCGCGCCGGCTGTTGCGCACATCACCTCAGATGCCCGAGCCGTCGAGCTCCATGTCGTCACCCTCGTAGGGCCCCGGCATCGGCGCCTCCGGTTCTCCCGCATTGGCCTCGGGCAGCGGCATCCAGCATTTGAGTTCCGGATCGGCGTAGCCGATCACTGCCCCGGGAGCGGAGTCGGCCGCGCGCCAGCCTTCGATGCCGTACTGGTCGGCGCGCGCCCAATAGGCGACGTCGACATCGGCGGGGCCTTGCTCCACCGGCCGCACGGTCACGAGGATGCGCGTGCCGTCTTTCGGCGCGCTCGACATGTGCCGCCATTCGTCCGCTGATTCCATCGCTCGCCTCCTCGCTCGCTGCCCGTCCATGAAACGGTTCCGCGGCCATCCGGTCAATGCGGCAGATGCGGCCGGCCGAAGAACGGAACGGCGGCCTTGCACTTCCCACCGTTTTTTAAGCACTGTCTGCTAACGCTCCCGCAGCAAGGAGTTCGAAGCGTTGCGTTTTTCAGCGGCCACCACCGCCGATCGCCTGTTGCCGCCCGGCCTGGCCGATCGCGCTCGCCCCCTCATGGGGAAGGTGGACGCTGTGCTTTTTTCCGACGACGACAGGGCTGAGGCCGGTCGCGTCTCGATCATCGCATTCGCCATCCGCATCCTCAGCGCATTCATCGCCTTCGTCAGCCAGGTGCTGCTGGCGCGCTGGATGGGCGCGTTCGAATACGGCATCTTCGTGCTGGTCTGGGTGACGATGATCATCCTCGGCAACCTGTCCTGCCTCGGCTTCCACACCTCGATCATCCGCTTCATCCCGGAATACCGCGAGCGCGGCGAGCTGAACGAACTGCGCGGCGTCATGCTCGCCAGCCGCCTCTTCGTGCTGATTGCCTCGACGGTGATCGCGATGATCAGCGCCGGGCTCATCCTGCTCTTCGCCGACCGGATCGAGGACTACTACATCATCCCGTTTCTGATTGGCATTTTCTGCCTGCCGATGATCGCCCTGTCGGACGTCGTGCAGGGCATCTCGCGCGCCAATGCCTGGGCCATCTCCGCGCTGTCGCCGACCTACATCGTCCGCCCCGTGCTGATCATTGCCTTCATGGGCGCGGCCCTCCTGATGGGTTACGAACCCAATGCGAGGACGGCGCTGATCGCGGCGGTCGCCGCCACCTATGCGACGACCTTGTGGCAGCTCGCCACCGTGACGACGCGGGCGGATCGCGGCATCGAGAAGGGTCCGCGCACGACCGACATGCGCGGCTGGATCGCGGTCTCCCTGCCGATCTTCCTGATCGAGGGCTTCGCCTTCATGCTGACCAATGCAGACGTGCTGATGGTGGGCGTGTTCCTGCCGCCGCACGATGTCGCGATTTACTATGCGATGGCCAAGACGCTGGCGCTGGTGCACTTCGTCTACTTCGCGGTGAAGGCCGGCGTCGCGGCGCGCTATGCGCAGTTCACCCACGGGGCGCGGGACAAGCTCGGCGATTTTGCCCGGGAGACCGTGAACTGGACGTTCTGGCCGTCGCTGGCGATGGGCATCTTCGTGCTGGCGATCGGCCAGCCCATCCTCGCTCTGTTCGGTCCCGGATTCGAGGAAGGCTATCCCTACCTCTTCGTGCTGGTGCTGGGCGTTGTCGCCCGCTCGTCGGTCGGGCCGGCCGAAAGCCTGCTCACCATGAGCGGCAACCAGAACGTCTGCGCAGTCGTCTATGGGCTCACACTTGCGCTAAATGTCGCGCTCAACGTGATCCTGATTCCACGCATCGGCCTGTGGGGCGCGGCGGTCGCCACCTCGGTGTCGATGGCATTCGAGGCAGCCGCTCTCTCGGTCGTCACCTGGTATCGGCTGGGCATCGTGATGATCGTCTTTGCGCCGCGCCGCCGCGCCGGGGAGCTCGACTGATGGCCGCCAAACCGATCATGGAGGAGATGAGCGGCAGCGCCGCCGGGCCGATGATCGCGGGCCTGGCCGGCTATTCCGAGGAGCCGCAGAGCCTCGCCTTCCAGCAGATTGTCGCCCAGGACAGGCGCCCGCGCCATCTGGCGATCTATGCCGCCTCGGCCGGCTTCGAGCTGGTGGAGGAACTGGAGCATCTCAGCGCCCGCACCATCGAGCCCAACGTCTTCTTCAATCCGCGCTTCCTGGCGCCCGCCATGCCACGGCTCGAGGATCGCGAGGTGCGGCTGGCCGTGATCCGCGACGGCGACGAGAACAGGAGCCGCCTGCGGCTGCTCGTGCCGTTCTCCATCGAGAAGCCGCCGGTGCCGCTCGGCGTCACGCTCATGCGCGCGTGGTCGAGCCCCTTCGGCCCGCTCGGCACTCCGTTGATCGACCACGACGACCCAGTCTCGGTGGTGGAGGATTTCCTCGACATGCTCGCGCGGCCGCGCCTCAAGCTGCCGAAGGTGCTCGTGCTGCCCGACATCAGGCTCGACGGCCCGGTTGCGCACGTGCTGCGCACGGTGGCGCTCGGCCGCAACCTGTCGTTCCACGAGACGCTGAAGGTTGAACGCCCCTTCCTCGAAAGCACGCTCGACGGCGACACCTATCTCAAGAATTCGCTGCGCGCCCACCACTATCGCGAGTTCCGCCGCCTCAAGCGGCGCCTCGCCGACCACGGCGCCGTCGAATACACGATCGCCCGCCAGCCGGACGAGATTCGCCATGGCGTCGAGGCATTCCTGTCGCTGGAGGCGTCCGGCTGGAAGGGCCGCCAGCGCACGGCGATGGCAATCGACCGCTACCGTGCCGCCTTCGCCCGCGAGGCGGTGCACGGCCTCGCAGAGCGCGACATGTGCCGCGTGCACATGCTCACCCTGAATGGCAAGGTTATCGCCTGCCTGATCGTCTTCATCGAGAACGGCTGCGCCTACACCTGGAAGACGGCGTATGACGAAGAGTATGCGGCCTATTCCCCCGGCACGCTGCTGATGATCGAGGTGACGAAGACCCATCTCGACGATCCCAACATCGTCGCCACCGACAGCTGCGCCGTGCCCGACCACCCGGTGATGAGCCGCATCTGGAGCGAGCGCAAGCCGATCGGCACCTTCGTCCTGGCCCTGACGCCGGAAGCCGACCGCGCCGCGCGGCAGGCGACGAAGCAGCTCCATCTCTACCAGGAGACCCGCAATGTGGCGCGGATCATCCGCAACCGGCTGCGTGTCCTTCTCGGCCGCGACTGATCAGGCGCTCTCCGCCTCGCGCTTGGCGCGGTCGCGGAAGATACGGCGTATCACCTTGCCGGTGGTGGTGAGCGGCATGGAATCGACGAACTCCACTTCGCGCGGATATTCGTGCGCCGACAGCCGCTCGCGCACAAAGGCACTGATCTCGCTTTTCAGCGTATCGCTCGCCTCCACCCCCTCCTTGAGCACGACATAGGCCTTGACGATCTCGGTGCGCAGCGCGTCGGGCTTGCCGACGGCCGCCGCGAGCGCGACGGACGGATGGCCGACGAGGCAGTCCTCGATCTCGCCGGGGCCGATGCGATAGCCTGCCGAGGTGATGACATCGTCGTCGCGGCCGAAGAACTGGATATAGCCGTCGGCATCCATGATCCCCTGGTCGCCCGTGGTCATCCAGTCCCCTATGAACTTTTTCGCGGTCGCCTCGGGACTGTCCCAATATTCGAGGAACATCACCGGATCGGGCCGCAGCACCGCGATCTGCCCCGCCTCGCCGGCCGGCATCGGCCGCCCATCCGCATCGATGATCGCGACGGTATGGCCTGGCACGGCCTTGCCGATCGTGCCGGGGCGGCTGACGCCGACAAGCGCCGAGGAGGCGATCACGGCATTGCACTCCGTCTGGCCGTAGAACTCGTTGACCGGCAGCCCGAGCGCCCCTTCCGCCCATTCCCAAGTCTCGCGGCCGAGCGATTCGCCCGCCGAACCGACGCTGCGCAGCACATGCGAGAAGCGCGTCGGAATGTCCGGCACCGACTTCAGCATCCTCAGCGCTGTCGGCGGGATGAAGGCGTTGCGCACTTTCATCCGCTCGACGAGCAGAAGGGCGGCTTCCGGATCGAACTTCTCGAAGCGCGCACAGACGACTGGAATGCCGAGGTAAAGTGACGGCAGCAGTGCGTTAAGCAGCCCGCCCGCCCAGGCCCAGTCGGCCGGCGTCCACATCAGGTCGCCCGCCTGCGGCAGGAACTCGTAGGCCATCTGCAGCCCCGGCAGGTGCCCGAGCAGCACTCGGTGGCCATGCAGAGCGCCCTTGGGCGGGCCGGTGGTGCCGGAGGTGAAGATCATCATCGCCGGATCGTCCGGCGTGGTGTCCTCCGGTTGAAAAGAGGTAGAGGCGCCGGCCAAGAGCGCTTCGAAGCCAAGGGCCCTGCCGTCCCGTCCGTCGACGGAAACGACCAGTTCCAGATCCGGCAGCCGCGCGCTAATGCGCGAAACCTTCGCCAGCCCCGCCGCATTTGTGACGATCGCCCTGGCGCCGGCCGTCTGCAGCCGGTATTCCAGCGCCTCGACGCCGAACAGCAACGCCAGCGGCACCGCGATCGCGCCGAGCTTGTAGATGGCAACATGCGCGATCGCGGTCTCGAAGCCCTGCGGCAGCAGCAGCGCGACCCGGTCGCCGCGGCGCACGCCGCGTACCTTGAGCGCATTGGCGAAGGCGTTGGAGCGTTCGGCCAGCGCGCCGAAGGTCAGCATCCCGGGCTGTTCCTCGCCGCGATATTCGATCAGCGCGACCCGGTTCGGCTCCTGGCGCGCCCAGGCATCGGATACGGAAACGCCGATGTTGAAGCGCTCAGGAATCTGCCAGCGGAAACGGCTGGCGAGGTCGGCATAGTTGTCGCTGCGCTGGAGCAAGGTCGTGGAAAGCCTCCGCCGCTGGTCGTCCGGGAACGGCGCGAACAAAACGCCCGTCGGAAGCGGGTGTCAACGTTTCTTTCGCAGTGCAACAAAAAAGCCCGCCGCGGGAGGAGGTGCGGCGGGCTTGATTTGATTGCGGCGCGGGAGGAGGTGCACCGCAACTCTGTTGGCTCTCTGGGAGGAGGTAGATCACCAACAACGCGAAGATAGGATTCGGCCCCGATTCAAACAAGCGCCAATTCTGCATGGCTGATCTGCAATTTTGCAATGCAGCATAACTGTTAGCGCATGCAGCATGAGCAATTGCCCGCAGAATGGGCGAAAACGACTCATGGAGGAAATGGGCGATTGGTGCCCCCTGCCGGGATCGAACCAGCACTCCTCTCGGAACCTGATTTTGAGTCAGGCGCGTCTACCAGTTCCGCCAAGGGGGCGCGCCGCCGGACGAAATCCGGGGCGACGG
The Mesorhizobium australicum genome window above contains:
- the secA gene encoding preprotein translocase subunit SecA, whose protein sequence is MVSLGGLARKIFGSANDRRVKGTRPRVEQINALEDEMRALSDEQLRGRTAEFKQQLADGATLDQILVPAFATVREAARRALGMRPFDVQLIGGMVLHEGSIAEMRTGEGKTLVATLPVYLNALEGKGVHVVTVNDYLATRDSGWMGRVYGFLGLTTGVIVHGLSDEQRKAAYACDITYATNNELGFDYLRDNMKYDRAQMVQRGHHYAIVDEVDSILVDEARTPLIISGPLEDRSEMYNTVDRFMLQLNPEDYEVDEKQRTTIFTEVGTEKLENLLTEAGHLKGESLYDVENVAIVHHVNNALKAHKLFQRDRDYIVRNGEIVIIDEFTGRMMPGRRYSEGLHQALEAKEHVAIQPENQTLASITFQNYFRMYNKLAGMTGTANTEAEEFGNIYNLNVVEIPTNLPVKRIDEDDEVYRTVEEKYRAITKEIREAHARGQPVLVGTVSIEKSELWADRLRKDGFTDFQVLNARHHESEAQIVAQAGKPGAITIATNMAGRGTDIQLGGNADMRIAEELGDMPAGPEREAKEAAIKADVQALKEKALAAGGLYVLATERHESRRIDNQLRGRSGRQGDPGRSKFFLSLQDDLMRIFGSDRMDGMLQKLGLKEDEAIIHPWINKALEKAQKKVEARNFDIRKNLLKFDDVQNDQRKVVFEQRLELMDAETVSDTVAEMRQEVIDDMVTKHIPETAYAEQWDVKGLREAVQTNLNLDLPVEEWAAEEGIDEEAIRERITAAADKAAADRADRFGPDVMAYVEKTIVLQTLDHLWREHLVNLDHLRSVVGFRGYAQRDPLQEYKQEGFELFQAMLGNLRQAVTAQLMRVELVREAAEAPPPQVPDMFGHHIDGTTGQDDFGEGAGTVTLAQEVAVSAEDRNPNDPTTWGRVGRNEPCPCGSGKKFKHCHGAFV
- a CDS encoding helix-turn-helix transcriptional regulator, which gives rise to MGAALVADAGLVDKIYEASVLPEFWPGLLGDIARSTTGGHAIIFAAKGHDVRFVASSDQYAKDALEFFSLYPDSERTRRLLAVQHAGFLTDFDVFTPEERETLPMFRDFFLPRGYGDGAATAIPMPSGEMVVVHTEGRYTGEPFSREKVTWLDSLRPHLARATLLSARLAFERAKTAVETLAGLGLAACAVRPSGAVLLANAQFDDARSLWTTRGGERIALLDRRADVVLAESLRLIGSVGSVRSIPLRGGISSNPAILHVVPIRRGAHDLFGPASAILVLSRPSTSPTVQTHLLQALFDLSPTEAAIAARIAAGQTVGMIATADSKSVDTVRNQLKSVLGKTGCRRQVDLARLLTQMVGGQA
- a CDS encoding lipopolysaccharide biosynthesis protein → MRFSAATTADRLLPPGLADRARPLMGKVDAVLFSDDDRAEAGRVSIIAFAIRILSAFIAFVSQVLLARWMGAFEYGIFVLVWVTMIILGNLSCLGFHTSIIRFIPEYRERGELNELRGVMLASRLFVLIASTVIAMISAGLILLFADRIEDYYIIPFLIGIFCLPMIALSDVVQGISRANAWAISALSPTYIVRPVLIIAFMGAALLMGYEPNARTALIAAVAATYATTLWQLATVTTRADRGIEKGPRTTDMRGWIAVSLPIFLIEGFAFMLTNADVLMVGVFLPPHDVAIYYAMAKTLALVHFVYFAVKAGVAARYAQFTHGARDKLGDFARETVNWTFWPSLAMGIFVLAIGQPILALFGPGFEEGYPYLFVLVLGVVARSSVGPAESLLTMSGNQNVCAVVYGLTLALNVALNVILIPRIGLWGAAVATSVSMAFEAAALSVVTWYRLGIVMIVFAPRRRAGELD
- a CDS encoding acyl-CoA synthetase; the encoded protein is MLQRSDNYADLASRFRWQIPERFNIGVSVSDAWARQEPNRVALIEYRGEEQPGMLTFGALAERSNAFANALKVRGVRRGDRVALLLPQGFETAIAHVAIYKLGAIAVPLALLFGVEALEYRLQTAGARAIVTNAAGLAKVSRISARLPDLELVVSVDGRDGRALGFEALLAGASTSFQPEDTTPDDPAMMIFTSGTTGPPKGALHGHRVLLGHLPGLQMAYEFLPQAGDLMWTPADWAWAGGLLNALLPSLYLGIPVVCARFEKFDPEAALLLVERMKVRNAFIPPTALRMLKSVPDIPTRFSHVLRSVGSAGESLGRETWEWAEGALGLPVNEFYGQTECNAVIASSALVGVSRPGTIGKAVPGHTVAIIDADGRPMPAGEAGQIAVLRPDPVMFLEYWDSPEATAKKFIGDWMTTGDQGIMDADGYIQFFGRDDDVITSAGYRIGPGEIEDCLVGHPSVALAAAVGKPDALRTEIVKAYVVLKEGVEASDTLKSEISAFVRERLSAHEYPREVEFVDSMPLTTTGKVIRRIFRDRAKREAESA
- a CDS encoding GNAT family N-acetyltransferase, translated to MAAKPIMEEMSGSAAGPMIAGLAGYSEEPQSLAFQQIVAQDRRPRHLAIYAASAGFELVEELEHLSARTIEPNVFFNPRFLAPAMPRLEDREVRLAVIRDGDENRSRLRLLVPFSIEKPPVPLGVTLMRAWSSPFGPLGTPLIDHDDPVSVVEDFLDMLARPRLKLPKVLVLPDIRLDGPVAHVLRTVALGRNLSFHETLKVERPFLESTLDGDTYLKNSLRAHHYREFRRLKRRLADHGAVEYTIARQPDEIRHGVEAFLSLEASGWKGRQRTAMAIDRYRAAFAREAVHGLAERDMCRVHMLTLNGKVIACLIVFIENGCAYTWKTAYDEEYAAYSPGTLLMIEVTKTHLDDPNIVATDSCAVPDHPVMSRIWSERKPIGTFVLALTPEADRAARQATKQLHLYQETRNVARIIRNRLRVLLGRD